The Macrotis lagotis isolate mMagLag1 chromosome 6, bilby.v1.9.chrom.fasta, whole genome shotgun sequence genome includes a window with the following:
- the SLC11A1 gene encoding natural resistance-associated macrophage protein 1 yields MASRMNDNKSSQRSYGSISSPDTPGMQQEIPKSSYLNERIPIPDIRPGKFSFRKLWAFTGPGFLMSIAFLDPGNIESDLQAGAAAGFKLLWVLFWATVLGLLCQRLAARLGVVTGKDLAEICHLYYPKVPRVLLWLVMEIAIIGSDMQEVIGTAISFSLLSARRIPLWGGVLITIVDTLFFLFLDNYGLRKLEAFFGFLITIMAVTFGYEYVVVKPDQGALLKGLFLPSCSGCGPPELLQAVGIVGAIIMPHNIYLHSALVKSRKINRSQRQEVREANMYFLIEASIALLVSFIINLFVMAVFGQAFYQHTNQTVYEVCANGKLPSYATFLKDNQTVTPDIYQGGVILGCFFGPAMLYIWAVGILAAGQSSTMTGTYAGQFVMEGFLKLRWSRFARVLFTRSFAILPTIMVAIFRDIQDLSGLNDLLNVLQSLLLPFAVFPILTFTSMPAIMQEFTNGLLSKSLTLLTMGLVCTINAYFVMAYLAGLPQPGYYGLVALLAAAYLALLFYLAWTCCLGLGAALLARPSHRHFLYGLPEGQTEGGPAG; encoded by the exons ATGGCTTCCAGGATGAATG ATAACAAGTCAAGTCAAAGGAGCTATGGTTCCATCAGCTCCCCAGACACACCTGGGATGCAGCAAGAAATTCCGAAGTCAAGCTACTTGAATGAGAGGATTCCAATTCCTGACATAAGACCA GGAAAATTCAGTTTCCGGAAGCTGTGGGCCTTCACAGGACCAGGATTCCTCATGAGCATAGCTTTTCTGGATCCTGGAAATATTGAATCTGACCTACAAGCTGGAGCTGCCGCAGGATTCAAA CTGCTGTGGGTACTATTCTGGGCCACCGTACTGGGCTTACTATGTCAGCGACTGGCTGCTCGTCTTGGGGTGGTGACTGGCAAGGACCTGGCAGAGATCTGCCATCTGTATTACCCCAAG GTGCCCCGGGTCCTGCTCTGGCTGGTCATGGAAATAGCAATCATTGGTTCGGATATGCAGGAGGTCATTGGCACAGCCATCTCCTTCAGCCTGCTCTCGGCTAGGAG GATTCCCCTCTGGGGTGGTGTGCTCATCACCATCGTGGATACTCTgttcttccttttcctggatAATTATG GGTTGCGGAAGTTGGAAGCCTTCTTTGGATTCCTCATCACCATCATGGCTGTGACCTTTGGCTATGAA TATGTGGTGGTGAAACCGGACCAAGGGGCACTGCTCAAGGGTCTCTTTTTGCCCTCCTGCTCAGGCTGTGGCCCACCGGAACTCTTACAGGCAGTGGGCATTGTGGGAGCTATCATCATGCCTCACAACATCTACTTACACTCTGCTCTGGTCAAg TCCAGAAAGATCAATCGTTCCCAGAGACAGGAAGTCCGAGAGGCCAACATGTATTTCCTGATAGAGGCTTCCATTGCTCTGCTTGTCTCCTTCATCATCAACCTGTTTGTCATGGCAGTCTTTGGCCAGGCCTTCTACCAACATACCAACCAGACTGTG TATGAAGTCTGTGCCAATGGAAAACTCCCTTCTTATGCCACATTTCTCAAGGATAACCAGACAGTGACTCCGGATATTTACCAGGGG GGCGTGATTCTTGGCTGCTTCTTTGGTCCTGCTATGCTCTATATTTGGGCAGTGGGCATCCTGGCGGCTGGCCAGAGTTCCACCATGACAGGCACCTATGCTGGGCAGTTTGTGATGGAG GGCTTTCTGAAGCTCAGATGGTCCCGTTTTGCCCGAGTCCTCTTTACCCGTTCCTTTGCCATCCTCCCCACCATCATGGTGGCCATCTTCAGGGACATACAAGACCTGTCTGGTTTGAATGACCTGCTAAATGTGCTACAGAGCCTGTTG CTCCCCTTTGCGGTGTTTCCAATTCTCACCTTCACCAGTATGCCCGCTATCATGCAGGAGTTCACCAATGGTTT GTTGAGCAAAAGCCTCACGTTGCTCACCATGGGCCTGGTCTGCACCATCAACGCCTACTTTGTCATGGCTTACCTGGCGGGGCTCCCGCAGCCCGGGTACTACGGGCTGGTGGCGCTGCTGGCCGCGGCCTACCTGGCCCTCCTCTTCTACCTG GCGTGGACCTGCTGCCTCGGGCTCGGGGCCGCGCTCCTGGCGCGCCCTTCTCACCGGCACTTTCTCTACGGACTCCCGGAGGGACAGACCGAGGGGGGCCCCGCCGGCTGA